Proteins from a single region of Weeksella virosa DSM 16922:
- a CDS encoding replication-associated recombination protein A codes for MIAPLAERMRPKSLDQYINQKHLLGENAPIRMMLQHDMIASMIFWGPPGTGKTTLAQLIAELSNRPFYTLSAINAGVKDVREVIDKAKSQNLFTTEKNPILFIDEIHRFNKSQQDSLLSAVEKGYITLIGATTENPSFEVVPALLSRAQVYTLHALVKEDLEDLLFRAIQEDNLLSTKKIRLDETDALIRFSGGDARKLLNAFELVVNSFGENEEIIITNETVQQRIQQNTARYDKTGEQHYDIVSAFIKSIRGSDPQATVYWLARMIEGGEDVKFIARRMLIAASEDIGAANPTALILANNTFQAVSVIGYPESRIILSQCAIYLANSPKSNSTYMAINRAQQLVKETGDLSVPLHLRNAPTKLMKDMDYGKNYLYAHDYDENFVCQEFLPEELTGTSFYEPGNNKREQVDQQIMKARWKNKY; via the coding sequence ATGATAGCACCTTTAGCCGAAAGAATGCGACCAAAATCATTGGATCAGTATATTAATCAGAAGCATTTGTTAGGTGAAAATGCACCTATTCGGATGATGCTGCAGCATGACATGATTGCTTCTATGATTTTTTGGGGGCCACCAGGAACAGGAAAAACAACTTTGGCTCAATTGATTGCAGAATTATCGAATCGCCCTTTTTATACGTTAAGTGCTATTAATGCAGGAGTGAAAGATGTACGAGAGGTGATAGATAAAGCAAAAAGTCAGAACCTATTCACCACCGAAAAAAATCCAATTCTTTTTATAGACGAGATTCATCGATTCAATAAATCTCAACAAGATAGTTTGTTAAGTGCAGTCGAGAAAGGATATATTACGTTGATTGGTGCAACGACCGAAAATCCAAGTTTCGAGGTGGTTCCAGCTTTGCTATCACGCGCTCAAGTCTATACATTGCATGCTTTAGTGAAAGAAGATTTAGAAGATCTTTTGTTTCGAGCAATACAAGAAGATAATCTCTTGTCTACCAAAAAGATTCGTCTTGATGAAACCGATGCTTTGATTCGTTTTTCGGGAGGAGATGCTCGGAAATTATTAAATGCTTTTGAGTTGGTTGTGAATAGTTTTGGTGAGAATGAAGAAATAATCATTACGAATGAAACGGTGCAACAAAGAATACAACAAAATACAGCTAGATACGATAAAACCGGAGAACAACATTACGATATTGTATCCGCTTTTATAAAGTCAATTCGCGGATCTGATCCGCAAGCAACGGTTTATTGGTTGGCACGTATGATAGAAGGTGGGGAAGATGTGAAATTTATTGCACGTAGAATGCTAATTGCTGCTTCGGAAGATATCGGTGCCGCTAATCCTACTGCACTTATTTTGGCAAACAACACATTTCAGGCGGTAAGTGTTATTGGTTATCCAGAGAGTAGAATTATTCTTAGTCAATGTGCTATTTATTTGGCCAATTCACCTAAAAGTAATTCGACTTATATGGCGATTAATCGTGCTCAACAATTGGTGAAAGAAACAGGAGATTTGTCTGTGCCTTTGCATTTACGCAATGCGCCAACGAAGTTGATGAAAGATATGGATTACGGCAAAAACTATTTGTATGCGCATGATTATGATGAGAATTTTGTCTGCCAAGAGTTTCTGCCAGAAGAATTGACCGGAACTTCTTTCTACGAACCTGGCAATAATAAACGAGAACAAGTCGATCAACAAATAATGAAAGCACGCTGGAAGAATAAGTATTAA
- a CDS encoding TonB-dependent receptor plug domain-containing protein: MRFLFLFISGVVFQATFAQTKDSIISNPIELEQIIVSGQYNKQSVKKSIYEVKVLNRDVIDRLAANNLADVLNQTLNLTVISSPNTGKSSVSMFGMGGQYFKVLVDNIPLLNDEGLGNHTDLTQLHLDDILQIEIVEGAMGVDYGANALAGVINIITRKNARGKVDISAFVQEETVNDEYNLKNKGRHIQSLKIGHTISPRWYTEFNFNRNDFKGFWDDKKGKHHAENNGGRGYSWLPKEQNGSKFLMRYATAAHQFFYRLEYFNEKTNYYNPVVQLHEQPSTATNNALAEDTEFKTQRWYNLFNANGNISDEWQYDASLSYQNQRRQQKNYQYQIASQTENDVRTSTFDSRETIYSKATISNVVTGGIFDFQFGYEINTIFGKAAQRKDIYANPIDRQVSSYDFFASSEINFSPKFSVRPGYRVMLSNLFDTQHAASLSTKILLPKDFELRVIAGTSPRTPDFDELFTYFVDVNHDLQGNPDLKPEKGSSLFLHLKKKWYWENSSYEQKFSAWKIHLRDKIELMALSLSPLKYKYINVDKYDTQGLTYSSDWKWKTLQFGAGISLTGIKQNLAEEANVDEKYFYSTNFNLNASFLIPSTKTTFSFFYKYNGKQELFREQSQLDQQTEYVKGVQDSYSWMDASIRQRLFDNRIELVLGSRNLFDVKTIRNTTQGANGHALANSRMMLGYGRSYFIKFLYNLKYN, translated from the coding sequence ATGAGGTTTCTGTTTTTGTTTATATCGGGAGTTGTGTTTCAGGCTACTTTTGCTCAGACCAAAGATTCTATTATCTCTAACCCAATAGAATTAGAACAAATCATCGTGTCTGGACAATACAACAAACAATCGGTAAAGAAATCGATCTATGAAGTAAAAGTACTCAACCGAGATGTGATTGATCGTTTAGCTGCTAATAACTTGGCCGATGTGCTCAATCAAACACTCAATCTCACCGTGATAAGTAGTCCAAATACTGGGAAATCATCGGTAAGCATGTTCGGGATGGGTGGGCAGTATTTCAAAGTATTGGTCGATAATATTCCACTGCTCAACGACGAAGGTTTAGGAAATCATACCGATTTGACACAGCTTCATTTAGATGATATTCTACAGATAGAAATTGTAGAAGGTGCTATGGGAGTGGATTATGGTGCCAATGCATTGGCAGGAGTTATCAATATTATTACCCGAAAGAATGCGAGAGGTAAGGTCGACATTTCTGCATTTGTACAAGAAGAAACTGTGAACGATGAATATAATCTGAAAAATAAAGGTCGACATATACAATCACTGAAAATTGGACACACCATCAGTCCTAGATGGTATACGGAATTTAATTTCAATCGAAATGATTTTAAAGGTTTTTGGGATGATAAAAAAGGAAAACATCATGCCGAAAACAATGGGGGAAGAGGTTACTCTTGGCTACCAAAAGAACAAAATGGCAGTAAGTTTTTGATGAGGTATGCTACGGCAGCTCATCAGTTTTTTTATCGACTCGAATACTTCAATGAAAAAACAAACTATTATAATCCAGTAGTACAACTGCACGAACAGCCTTCAACAGCAACCAATAACGCTCTTGCAGAAGACACCGAATTCAAGACGCAACGTTGGTACAATTTATTCAATGCAAATGGAAATATTTCGGATGAGTGGCAATACGATGCGAGTTTGTCCTACCAAAACCAACGAAGGCAACAAAAAAACTATCAATACCAAATTGCTTCACAGACCGAAAACGATGTGCGCACTTCTACCTTCGATAGCCGAGAAACAATCTACTCTAAAGCCACGATTAGCAATGTTGTGACGGGAGGGATATTCGACTTTCAGTTTGGTTATGAAATCAATACAATATTCGGGAAAGCAGCACAACGCAAAGATATCTATGCCAATCCGATTGATCGTCAGGTAAGTTCGTATGACTTTTTTGCATCTTCCGAAATAAATTTTTCTCCAAAATTCTCTGTGCGGCCGGGATACAGAGTCATGCTTTCTAACTTATTCGATACCCAGCACGCGGCAAGTTTAAGTACTAAGATTCTCTTGCCTAAAGATTTTGAGTTGAGAGTGATTGCTGGAACATCGCCAAGAACGCCCGATTTTGACGAGCTGTTTACTTACTTTGTAGATGTTAACCACGACTTGCAGGGAAACCCAGACTTGAAACCCGAAAAAGGAAGTTCTCTTTTCTTGCATCTGAAAAAAAAATGGTATTGGGAAAACTCTTCTTATGAACAAAAATTTTCTGCCTGGAAAATTCATTTACGCGATAAAATAGAACTTATGGCTTTGAGTTTATCACCGCTAAAGTACAAATATATCAATGTAGATAAGTATGATACGCAAGGGCTAACTTATAGTTCGGATTGGAAATGGAAAACCTTACAGTTCGGCGCAGGAATTTCATTAACCGGTATAAAACAAAATTTAGCTGAAGAAGCAAATGTTGATGAAAAATATTTTTATTCAACAAACTTCAACCTTAATGCTTCTTTTCTGATACCATCAACCAAAACTACTTTTTCTTTTTTCTATAAATACAATGGTAAACAAGAATTGTTTCGAGAACAAAGTCAATTGGATCAGCAAACAGAGTATGTGAAAGGTGTACAAGACTCGTATAGTTGGATGGATGCATCTATTCGTCAAAGACTATTCGATAATAGAATAGAATTAGTGCTTGGTTCAAGAAATTTGTTCGACGTAAAAACCATTCGTAATACGACACAAGGGGCAAACGGGCATGCGTTAGCCAACAGTAGGATGATGTTAGGATATGGACGTTCTTATTTTATAAAATTTCTTTATAATCTGAAATACAATTAA
- the yidD gene encoding membrane protein insertion efficiency factor YidD, whose protein sequence is MRKILIYPFVFLVRLYQVMLSPLLGSNCRFQPTCSSYMIQALQMHGLLKGLYLGTKRILRCHPWGGSGYDPVPKK, encoded by the coding sequence ATGCGAAAGATTCTTATCTATCCTTTTGTTTTTTTGGTCAGACTTTATCAAGTGATGCTTTCGCCTTTGCTTGGTAGTAATTGTCGTTTCCAGCCAACTTGCTCATCCTACATGATACAAGCATTGCAAATGCATGGTTTACTAAAAGGACTATATTTGGGTACGAAAAGAATTTTACGTTGTCATCCTTGGGGAGGCAGCGGTTATGATCCTGTTCCAAAAAAATAA
- a CDS encoding thioredoxin family protein, producing the protein MRLMFFVSMFFFLVNANLSAQNTIEKNIYQPEANAEEQINQAIALAKKENKHVFVQIGGNWCPWCLTFNHLLTTNEELKNTLRDHYKVVHLNYSKENKNLPMLAKLRHPERFGFPVFVILDGNGKLLHTQNSAYLENKDGTTGHDPKIVKDFLEAWTYKALDPATYESKK; encoded by the coding sequence ATGAGATTAATGTTTTTTGTGAGTATGTTTTTCTTTTTAGTGAATGCAAATTTATCTGCGCAAAACACGATCGAAAAAAATATTTATCAACCCGAAGCTAATGCAGAGGAGCAAATCAACCAAGCGATTGCTTTGGCTAAGAAAGAAAACAAACATGTTTTTGTGCAAATAGGTGGAAATTGGTGTCCGTGGTGTCTAACTTTTAATCATCTTTTGACCACGAATGAAGAGCTAAAAAATACGCTCAGAGACCACTACAAGGTTGTGCATCTGAATTATAGTAAAGAAAACAAAAACCTTCCGATGTTGGCTAAACTTCGACATCCAGAGCGTTTTGGTTTTCCGGTTTTTGTAATTTTAGACGGGAATGGAAAATTACTTCACACCCAGAATTCTGCATATTTAGAGAATAAAGATGGTACAACTGGGCACGACCCAAAAATTGTCAAAGATTTCTTAGAGGCTTGGACCTACAAAGCATTAGATCCAGCTACGTACGAATCAAAAAAATAA